The Brassica oleracea var. oleracea cultivar TO1000 chromosome C7, BOL, whole genome shotgun sequence sequence ATGCTTTCAACGCGAGCCATCGCCTCTTCTCCGCGAACCTCAAGCTGACTCTCGGAGGGGTTTGCCCCCTCGCCGGCATAAGCTTTGTCTGGTTCACGACCCTGACCATCCTCCGAATCAGAAACGGAAGAGTCATAAATCTCAAGAACGTTGCTCCCGTCCTGGTTCCTAACAGATTTCTCTCCCCCATCAACGGCTCGCGAGTCAGTAGCGGTCGCGCCAGTCTTCGACAAGTCATCTCCCACGGAATGAGAGGGAGCAGCAGAGGTTCCAGGACGATCAGCGGGACTTTGGAGAACCCCGGCAGTCCTTGGATCGATCAACCGCACGTTAGACCCGTTAGGTCGAGACTCACGAAAGCTCGCATATCGACGAACTGAGATTCGAGGCGAAGTGGAGAAAGAACCAAGTCAGCCTCCGGGATCTCGCCGGGATCAAGCTTCAAAGCTTCCTCCTCGAACTGTTTTTCTCTAGCCGCGAACATGTCGATAGTCTCTTGAGGGATGTCGCGTCCGCCGGCCTTTAAGGCCTCGAGGCAGCTCTTAGTCCCGAACGCTTGACTTTGGAGTAACTGCGCCGTGTCAAAAGATCCACAACGGGTCCACCACTCGCGCAGATTCCCAAAATGCTTGTTAGACTTTGCAATCATCTCGGTCTCAACCCTCACCCTTTCCTTCGTGACCTCGTAAATCCGCGAATCCCTAAGGCGGTCCAGTTCTTTCTTGTACTCCGCGGCCTTGGCTCCTATCTCCTCCATAAGATTGGCCTTCCGCAGCTCCAGAGCCTCGATGGTGGAGCGAGCAACGGAAAGCTCCTCTTCAGCTGCGTCGGCTCTCTTCTTCTGAGCTTTCCTCCGAGCAACCCGCGCGATCCTCTTCTCAGCCATCCTCTCGAATTCCTCCTGCCACTCCGCCTTCCTTCGACGGAGGAGTCTGCTCTTACTCACCACCGTCTTCTTCAGCTTCTCTGACTCAGCAAGCGCTTCCTTCAGCGCAGAGTCATATTTCTCGATGACGAAGTTCGAAACCCCGTCACACTGCAAGACACGAAAACCAAAGAATTTAACAAAGGAAACGAGTACGTAGTAGAAGGAATGAAAGAACCGAAGCAAAATCTTACCAACAACTTGGTGCGAGCGGCGTCAACATACTCATCCTTGAAGATCATGTCAGCGACCGGCGGAAAGGGCTTTGGGCCGCACTTGATCTGGCTAACCAATTCCGCGCATTTGTGAGGAGCGTAGACGAGAGGAGTTGGCCCGTCATACTCAAACGAAACACGGTCAGGAAACTCGACTCTCAAAGTCTTCCTTACGACCGGAATACCACCAGTCGATGGACTGGGGACTGACGTCCCAGGGTTCGATGAAATAGCAACGGGGGAAACTTGGCGCTTGGTCGTTCCATGCTCACCAGTCTGCTTTGAGTCATCATCGACAGGCGGCTCGTCCTGGGCTCTTTTCTTGCTCTTTTTCTTCTTAGGAGCAGCGGCAACAACAAGCGAGGACTCGCGATGGTCAGAACTCGCGAGGTTCACGTCGTCAGTGACCAACTCGCTGGGAGGCACCAACGGCTCGGCACACGATAAGCCAAGCTCTCCCGCCATCATAGCTCTCAGATCCAGAAGGCCCCTCATCTTTCTTGCTGCGTTGATCTTCTTCTGCTCCTCACCGGTGAACAGCGAAATACGTCTCTTGGTTTTGTTAACCGACGGAAGGTAACTCGAATCCCAATCCCCTGCAAAGGACATGTTAAAAAAATATAAATAATTCAACAAGGAGAGAGTAGAAGCCCACAGCGCGACTTATAAAAAAACATGGACTTACTCCTGGAAATACGGTCGATCGAACGGCGAACCCTCTCCCAAGAAATATTCCCCCAGTGCTCTTGAGCGAGTCTCGCGATAGCATGAGCATTCGCAAGAAACTCTTCCGGGTATTCACGAGAAGTCGGATGGTCGGCTACAAAGAAAAAAAAAGACAGAAAAAAATAGAAGGCAGTTAGTACGCGAAGAAATAAAACGAGTTAACGAAAGCGTTCTACCAAGCAAAGTGTTCCCCAAGACACGGTAGTCGTCGTCTGGAGGGTCTTCGAAGGCAAAATCGTCGCATTTAACATAGAAGTAGGACCTCTGCCAATCGAGCGTCTTATTGGGATGCCCCCTATCACGTTGTAGCTTGGCCGCATTTTTATTGATAGGAGGCCATCCTCCAACGAACTCACGGACGTCAATTCTTCAAAGGTACGAACGCTCAGCGAGGTATCGATCTCGGCAGCCATAACCAACAAAGCATCTGCAATACGCCACGAACCATTCAAAAATTGTCTTATCGCTGCATCTCGGCGCCTCGCGTATGCCGTGACTAGTCGGGGAATTGGGAACCAAAGCTTCGTATCGTCACGAAAATAGGACTCGTAGATGCATTGATACCCAACCGGCGGCGACCAAGGCCTTTGGCTCGCCGAAGGAATCAGGAAAGTCACCCCAAATCCGCGGCGCTCCCTCAGAAGCCTCTTCACACTGTTGGGAGTCGATTGCGTCTTCATAACGTTCTCCCAAGCCTGACCGCTCACATCAGGAGAGCGCAGGAGAGCGCAGACACTCGGGAGCTATCGCCGGCATCTCTTCGAAGATCTCCCCAGGATAATAACACGTTGGCATATAGTGAGCTGGAAGGACTCCGTCTCTCGCACCGCCAGAATCGTCTCTATCGCAAGCCTGCGGCTCGGCTTGGGTTCCCCTTACTTCTTGACGGAATGAACGCGCAGACTCGGAAACTAGGATCCTTTGAGACAGATCCAGGCTCCCGGTGTCCATCATCGCGTCGTGATGAACCCGTTCGAATTCCTCGAGTGGAACCTCGCTCGCGTCTCTCGAGGGACGAGATACGGTCGCGACCTCTTTCCCTTTCTGTTCACGAGATAACCTCCCACCAGACGACATATCGCTATCTATGTTNNNNNNNNNNNNNNNNNNNNNNNNNNNNNNNNNNNNNNNNNNNNNNNNNNNNNNNNNNNNNNNNNNNNNNNNNNNNNNNNNNNNNNNNNNNNNNNNNNNNNNNNNNNNNNNNNNNNNNNNNNNNNNNNNNNNNNNNNNNNNNNNNNNNNNNNNNNNNNNNNNNNNNNNNNNNNNNNNNNNNNNNNNNNNNNNNNNNNNNNNNNNNNNNNNNNNNNNNNNNNNNNNNNNNNNNNNNNNNNNNNNNNNNNNNNNNNNNNNNNNNNNNNNNNNNNNNNNNNNNNNNNNNNNNNNNNNNNNNNNNNNNNNNNNNNNNNNNNNNNNNNNNNNNNNNNNNNNNNNNNNNNNNNNNNNNNNNNNNNNNNNNNNNNNNNNNNNNNNNNNNNNNNNNNNNNNNNNNNNNNNNNNNNNNNNNNNNNNNNNNNNNNNNNNNNNNNNNNNNNNNNNNNNNNNNNNNNNNNNNNNNNNNNNNNNNNNNNNNNNNNNNNNNNNNNNNNNNNNNNNNNNNNNNNNNNNNNNNNNNNNNNNNNNNNNNNNNNNNNNNNNNNNNNNNNNNNNNNNNNNNNNNNNNNNNNNNNNNNNNNNNNGAAAACTTCAAAACCAATTATTAAATAGAAAATTACCAAAACTCTTAACGTAAAATATCCTAATCTATCTAACCATAGTCACGTATCATTATTCTCCTCTTCCATTCGGAGCTTGTCCTCAAGCTCCAACTAATGATATCTAGACAGCCATATGGTAGCAACCACTTCTCTGACTCTCTGTTGTTTGATTCCATTAGGAAGCTAGATTTTATCACAACTGGTGCTATCGTTGATTTCTTGGAGTTCAGAGATCGTTCAGATTCTAACACGAGTATGTTGTTAGATTGTAATACAACCAACAATGGATCTTGCTGCAATAGTGTCTCTGACTCTATGAGGTTAGACTCCTCTGGCTCCGAAATTACAAGTAGCTCTAGGCTTTCCTTCAAAATAATTGTCTCCAACTCTGCTTGTTTTTTCATCCTCTCTTGCTTCAACGTCGCTTGAATGTTCTTCGCAATCTCCATTATCTCACCAAGTTGTGCAATCATCTTGTCACAACTCACAGATATGGATTTCCAGAAATCCTTGTCTCCCATCGGATCGTTCAGCTCTGATACCAAATTGATATGAACCAAAAAGCTTACTTCCTTTTAACCTAATCTCTCTTAGAGATTAAGTTAATTCTTGGAAGCTTGTCTATTATTAATAATATGAAACCCTTATATAGAGATACAACTTTGTAGAATATGGAAAACTCTTAAACTAATATAAAAAGGAAAACTTCAAAACCAATTATTAAATAGAAAATTACCAAAACTCTTAATAAAATATCCTAATCTATCTAACCATAGTCACGTATCATTGTAGCAACTTACCGAGGTCACTCTGGAGACGTTTGTGGGCTCTAGTGGTCAGCTTCTGGAAAGCAGCTAGCTAGTGGTGGCAGCGACAATGTTGTACACGTGTGGGATGCTGCTAGATCATCAACCACCACCACGCAATGGTTGCACCGGCTTGAGGAAAATACATACGCCGTGAAAGCTCTTGCTTGGTGCCCCTTCCAATCGAGTTTACTTGCAACTGGTGGTGGTGGAGGAGATGGGTCGATCAAGTTCTGGAACACTCACACCGGAGCTTGCGTGAACTCTGTTCACACCGGATCCCAAGTGTGTGCTCTGTTCTGGAGCAAGAAAGAAAGAGAGTTGCTTAGCTCACATGGGAACCACCTTGCACTTTTGTACTACCCGTCCTTGCTCAAAATTGCTGAGCTCACTGGCCATACTTCAAGCGTTCTCTACATGGCACAGAGTCCTGATGGCTGTACCGTTGCTTCAGCAGCAGGAGACCAGACTTTGAGGTTCTGGGATGTTTTTGGAATGCCAGAGACTGCCAAAAAAACGTGATCACAAAGCACGCCATGACCCATTCCTCACGTGAGTCCTAGTATCCGTTGAAACTAGTATTTGCCCACTAGTTTTGAGTTACAATCAGTGATTTTTGATGGGGTATCATGGTTGTTTACTTAATGATAGCCTGGCAAATTCAACCAGAGGTATCTGGACATTTGTGTAGGTTCAAGTGTATGATCTGCATAAACGAATAGCAGTCCAAAGCTCTACTGCTTATATTTGCTTGGGATTGAGCTGGTGTAGACGTCTAGTATTAGAAACTGTTTCTTGTGATATATTGTTTGTGTTTCTGAAAAGCTTTCTGAGTCATTCGTAGAGTTGTATAAATAAATCAAGTCTTGTTTACGTTACAATCTGATGGGAATAAATGTCCTTTTTTTTTGTGCCTTGATAATGCATTAATTTTCTTTTCCTCTTGTTTTTTTCTTGTCTATTGCTAGTAGTTGCTGAAGTGCTAGTAGTTGTGAAAGAGTGTGATGTTTTGACTTGGAGACCAGCAAGTTTGTTCCTTTTTCCTTATCACTCACGTTTTGCTTGTTATTTCCTTGAAACATTAGGTGATTGGCCCGTATCGGTCTGGAAAGTCTTTTCTTACTCAATCAGCTTCTTTCCCTTTCCTGTTATGAAGGTGTGCTTCTTATCTCTAATACTTTAGATTCTGCATTTTCTTACAATATGTTTTATCAAGACATGGTGTATAGAACTTTTGATGCTGAACAACATTCATTTTGCATATTAAACATTTCAAAATGCATTTGAAGGATTCTAAAGTGTTGGAAAGTCTAATGTTTATGACGATCGGTACGCATACTGTTTACTCTCTGGATATTTAGACATTTTGTTTGATTTTGCTCTTTGGATATTTAATCAAATTGTATATGCTGATGTTTTTTTCTTCAGAATATTTGCTCTGGCAACTGTTATGAGTTATGTACTTATCTATAACCTGCCTGAAACTGTAAGTTGACCTGCCTCGGTCTTTGTTAGGATTGCTTATGGTTCCAGTAACATTATACTTGTAACCCAAGAGTCTAAAATTTGTTATGATATCTAATGATTTATTGGTATTCTTCCGTAAGCAATCTCGTGTTCGGATCCAAATGAGGTCGATCGATCCAAGAACGAAAATAATTTGAAGAAGACATATTTTTTATGAATCAAATTCGTGTGTAAATAGAGTAAGAGGGAGGATGAAGATATGGAGTGAATGAAGAGGAAGAGGAGTGCTTGTATTTATAGTTTAAATCATGCCGACAGACCGAGGAAATTCCGACGGAATTCCGACGGAAAAGGCTAGTTCGTCGGAATTTCCTCGGAATTTTGTAAAATCCCCCAACGGCTCTCCAATGGCTATAATATTTCCTCGGAATTCATCGGTTTTTTCCGAGGAACACATATTTCCTCGGAATTTCCTCGAAATATTCCGACGGAATGATGTTTCCTTGGAATTCCGTCGGTATATTCCGAGGAAATTCCGAGGAAACGCAAAATTTGGTTTTCTCGGAATTTTCTCGGAAATTCCTCGGGATATTCCGAAGATTTCATTTTCCGTCGGAATGTCCGTCAGAATATGGCTGTTTTCTTGTAGTGATGGTCACATGTTTTGGATGTTGTACAAGCTTATATTATTTGCCCATTTTAGAGCTCTTACTAGTTTTGAGTTATTTTCTCTCTCACTAATCAGTGATTTTTGAAGGGGTATCATGGTTGTTTAATTAATGATAGCCTTTTAAAGGTGGCAAATTCAACCAGAGGTATCTGGACATTTGTGTAGGTTTCAAGTGTATGATCTGCATAAACGAATAGCAGTCGAAAGCTCTAGTGTTTATATTTGCTTAGCTCAGTGTAGCTTGGGATTGAGCTGGTGTAGACGTCTAGTATTAGAAACTGTTTCTTGTGATATATTGTTTGTGTTTCTGAAAAGCTTTCTACCTTGTTGATGAGTCATTGATAGAGTTGTATAAAATAACCAATTCTTGTTTACAATACCTTTATCAGACTGCAAAGCATTTATGGAAAAGTTCAAGGAAGTTGCTGAATCTGAAGAAGAGAAAGAAGAGACTAAAGAGGCTTCTGATACTGCTGGTCTTCTTGAGAAGTTAACAGTGGAAGAGAAGAACACGGAGGAGGAGAAGAAGGAAGAGAAACCAGTGGAGAAGGTAGCATCAGCAGATGCACGCAGAGAAAGCTGTTGAAGAAAAGAAAACCGAGGAGTCTGTGCCCTCAGCGTAAGATGCATGCATAGATACAAAACAAACACGCAAGGCGGGTTAATTCACAGCCTGATATGTTCTAAATCCATCAGAGACTTGGCACTAAACTAAAGTCTGAAGTAGCCCAATACTCACTGTAAGACTTATATATATACATACACTAAAAGAATAGCACATTATTGATACATTGCAAACAAGATCAATGTCCATCGCTGGATTTTACTCATATACTTGGAAATCATATACATATGGCATTTTAGAGATCATTGTCCATCACCGGATTTCCTCGAAAACATTCAATATATTCAAAATAAGAATGTGCCTTTCAGCTCATATATTGGTAACTGACGATAAAAGCTTGTTATGGAAACATCACCACGTCTTGACCATGCACAGCAAAATTCACTCATTGTTAATCTTTTCAAACGACTAGGGATTAACTACGCCCGGGATTTTTATTTTTTTTCTAATTTAAGTTGTTAAATTATTTATATTTAGGTTATGATATATATTTATATAAATGTTAAGATGCATGTCATAATTAAAATTTATTTTTAAATTTTAACACGTTAAATTAACATATTTTTTATTATTTAAATATTTTTTTGTAATTTTGTTGGCTATCTAGTTATCATATTTAGCAAAACTATCTGTTTAGTGTTGGAATAAATGTTTTAGATATTTAATTAAACCGAAGAGTATTTTCGGATCGACCACATGCTCAACAATCGATCGATCCGNNNNNNNNNNNNNNNNNNNNNNNNNNNNNNNNNNNNNNNNNNNNNNNNNNNNNNNNNNNNNNNNNNNNNNNNNNNNNNNNNNNNNNNNNNNNNNNNNNNNNNNNNNNNNNNNNNNNNNNNNNNNNNNNNNNNNNNNNNNNNNNNNNNNNNNNNNNNNNNNNNNNNNNNNNNNNNNNNNNNNNNNNNNNNNNNNNNNNNNNNNNNNNNNNNNNNNNNNNNNNNNNNNNNNNNNNNNNNNNNNNNNNNNNNNNNNNNNNNNNNNNNNNNNNNNNNNNNNNNNNNNNNNNNNNNNNNNNNNNNNNNNNNNNNNNNNNNNNNNNNNNNNNNNNNNNNNNNNNNNNNNNNNNNNNNNNNNNNNNNNNNNNNNNNNNNNNNNNNNNNNNNNNNNNNNNNNNNNNNNNNNNNNNNNNNNNNNNNNNNNNNNNNNNNNNNNNNNNNNNNNNNNNNNNNNNNNNNNNNNNNNNNNNNNNNNNNNNNNNNNNNNNNNNNNNNNNNNNNNNNNNNNNNNNNNNNNNNNNNNNNNNNNNNNNNNNNNNNNNNNNNNNNNNNNNNNNNNNNNNNNNNNNNNNNNNNNNNNNNNNNNNNNNNNNNNNNNNNNNNNNNNNNNNNNNNNNNNNNNNNNNNNNNNNNNNNNNNNNNNNNNNNNNNNNNNNNNNNNNNNNNNNNNNNNNNNNNNNNNNNNNNNNNNNNNNNNNNNNNNNNNNNNNNNNNNNNNNNNNNNNNNNNNNNNNNNNNNNNNNNNNNNNNNNNNNNNNNNNNNNNNNNNNNNNNNNNNNNNNNNNNNNNNNNNNNNNNNNNNNNNNNNNNNNNNNNNNNNNNNNNNNNNNNNNNNNNNNNNNNNNNNNNNNNNNNNNNNNNNNNNNNNNNNNNNNNNNNNNNNNNNNNNNNNNNNNNNNNNNNNNNNNNNNNNNNNNNNNNNNNNNNNNNNNNNNNNNNNNNNNNNNNNNNNNNNNNNNNNNNNNNNNNNNNNNNNNNNNNNNNNNNNNNNNNNNNNNNNNNNNNNNNNNNNNNNNNNNNNNNNNNNNNNNNNNNNNNNNNNNNNNNNNNNNNNNNNNNNNNNNNNNNNNNNNNNNNNNNNNNNNNNNNNNNNNNNNNNNNNNNNNNNNNNNNNNNNNNNNNNNNNNNNNNNNNNNNNNNNNNNNNNNNNNNNNNNNNNNNNNNNNNNNNNNNNNNNNNNNNNNNNNNNNNNNNNNNNNNNNNNNNNNNNNNNNNNNNNNNNNNNNNNNNNNNNNNNNNNNNNNNNNNNNNNNNNNNNNNNNNNNNNNNNNNNNNNNNNNNNNNNNNNNNNNNNNNNNNNNNNNNNNNNNNNNNNNNNNNNNNNNNNNNNNNNNNNNNNNNNNNNNNNNNNNNNNNNNNNNNNNNNNNNNNNNNNNNNNNNNNNNNNNNNNNNNNNNNNNNNNNNNNNNNNNNNNNNNNNNNNNNNNNNNNNNNNNNNNNNNNNNNNNNNNNNNNNNNNNNNNNNNNNNNNNNNNNNNNNNNNNNNNNNNNNNNNNNNNNNNNNNNNNNNNNNNNNNNNNNNNNNNNNNNNNNNNNNNNNNNNNNNNNNNNNNNNNNNNNNNNNNNNNNNNNNNNNNNNNNNNNNNNNNNNNNNNNNNNNNNNNNNNNNNNNNNNNNNNNNNNNNNNNNNNNNNNNNNNNNNNNNNNNNNNNNNNNNNNNNNNNNNNNNNNNNNNNNNNNNNNNNNNNNNNNNNNNNNNNNNNNNNNNNNNNNNNNNNNNNNNNNNNNNNNNNNNNNNNNNNNNNNNNNNNNNNNNNNNNNNNNNNNNNNNNNNNNNNNNNNNNNNNNNNNNNNNNNNNNNNNNNNNNNNNNNNNNNNNNNNNNNNNNNNNNNNNNNNNNNNNNNNNNNNNNNNNNNNNNNNNNNNNNNNNNNNNNNNNNNNNNNNNNNNNNNNNNNNNNNNNNNNNNNNNNNNNNNNNNNNNNNNNNNNNNNNNNNNNNNNNNNNNNNNNNNNNNNNNNNNNNNNNNNNNNNNNNNNNNNNNNNNNNNNNNNNNNNNNNNNNNNNNNNNNNNNNNNNNNNNNNNNNNNNNNNNNNNNNNNNNNNNNNNNNNNNNNNNNNNNNNNNNNNNNNNNNNNNNNNNNNNNNNNNNNNNNNNNNNNNNNNNNNNNNNNNNNNNNNNNNNNNNNNNNNNNNNNNNNNNNNNNNNNNNNNNNNNNNNNNNNNNNNNNNNNNNNNNNNNNNNNNNNNNNNNNNNNNNNNNNNNNNNNNNNNNNNNNNNNNNNNNNNNNNNNNNNNNNNNNNNNNNNNNNNNNNNNNNNNNNNNNNNNNNNNNNNNNNNNNNNNNNNNNNNNNNNNNNNNNNNNNNNNNNNNNNNNNNNNNNNNNNNNNNNNNNNNNNNNNNNNNNNNNNNNNNNNNNNNNNNNNNNNNNNNNNNNNNNNNNNNNNNNNNNNNNNNNNNNNNNNNNNNNNNNNNNNNNNNNNNNNNNNNNNNNNNNNNNNNNNNNNNNNNNNNNNNNNNNNNNNNNNNNNNNNNNNNNNNNNNNNNNNNNNNNNNNNNNNNNNNNNNNNNNNNNNNNNNNNNNNNNNNNNNNNNNNNNNNNNNNNNNNNNNNNNNNNNNNNNNNNNNNNNNNNNNNNNNNNNNNNNNNNNNNNNNNNNNNNNNNNNNNNNNNNNNNNNNNNNNNNNNNNNNNNNNNNNNNNNNNNNNNNNNNNNNNNNNNNNNNNNNNNNNNNNNNNNNNNNNNNNNNNNNNNNNNNNNNNNNNNNNNNNNNNNNNNNNNNNNNNNNNNNNNNNNNNNNNNNNNNNNNNNNNNNNNNNNNNNNNNNNNNNNNNNNNNNNNNNNNNNNNNNNNNNNNNNNNNNNNNNNNNNNNNNNNNNNNNNNNNNNNNNNNNNNNNNNNNNNNNNNNNNNNNNNNNNNNNNNNNNNNNNNNNNNNNNNNNNNNNNNNNNNNNNNNNNNNNNNNNNNNNNNNNNNNNNNNNNNNNNNNNNNNNNNNNNNNNNNNNNNNNNNNNNNNNNNNNNNNNNNNNNNNNNNNNNNNNNNNNNNNNNNNNNNNNNNNNNNNNNNNNNNNNNNNNNNNNNNNNNNNNNNNNNNNNNNNNNNNNNNNNNNNNNNNNNNNNNNNNNNNNNNNNNNNNNNNNNNNNNNNNNNNNNNNNNNNNNNNNNNNNNNNNNNNNNNNNNNNNNNNNNNNNNNNNNNNNNNNNNNNNNNNNNNNNNNNNNNNNNNNNNNNNNNNNNNNNNNNNNNNNNNNNNNNNNNNNNNNNNNNNNNNNNNNNNNNNNNNNNNNNNNNNNNNNNNNNNNNNNNNNNNNNNNNNNNNNNNNNNNNNNNNNNNNNNNNNNNNNNNNNNNNNNNNNNNNNNNNNNNNNNNNNNNNNNNNNNNNNNNNNNNNNNNNNNNNNNNNNNNNNNNNNNNNNNNNNNNNNNNNNNNNNNNNNNNNNNNNNNNNNNNNNNNNNNNNNNNNNNNNNNNNNNNNNNNNNNNNNNNNNNNNNNNNNNNNNNNNNNNNNNNNNNTTTTTTTAAGTGAAAAATGGTAATTTTACATATGTTTAATGTAGTTTTTCCATTTTTATGTTGTATGTTTACATATTATTTATAATTTTCGAAAATTAGTAATATTAAAATGTAAAACTATAATTTATGCCACGTGTCATCTTTCGGGAGAAGTTTGTTTCGCTGATGTGGACGCTCTATGGGGCCTCAAAAGGTCCCTTTTATTAGTAAGGATTACTCCTTTTAAAAGGAGAAGAAAGATGAATAAAATGTAACAGAATGTAAAGGTAAATCCACTGTAATCTATTTTATTTATTTTCCTAAAATAAAATTGCTATTTTTCTATATTTAGGAAAAGAAGTAATGATTTATATTTTAACTCAAAATTTCGAGTAATATTATTGTAAAAGAATACATCGGAACAAACACAATATATATTATAGAGATTATCTATTCTTTTTCAACTAAAACTAGATTTTGACCCGCGTTTAAAAGTGCGGATTTTTTTTTCCATCTATTGATCGACAACTGATTTAAAAACTACTGATATTTTAGTTTCTAATCATAACAATTGAGTTTTCATATTTTTATAATTTGTTTTTTTTTTCTTCAAAATAAGGTATTTGTTCAAAATAGATTTAAAGATGATATAAGGAGCTTTGTTTTACCATAAACCTAAAAGTTTTGATGGAGAGCGGTGGAAGAGACGGCGGGTTCTAAGTTCATGATCCCAAGCGACCCTTGATTGTTCCTTGGGAACAACCCTTGCATGTGAAAACAGAAATGGCCCACCCACTTCTTCCAAAGACGAGTCCACGCACGCGCCGCCGTGTAATCACACTCAAAACTAACATGTTCTTTATGCATGTGACCTAGTAGCAAAAACTAGTTTTCATACCTCGAATACCTCTTAAGGAAAAACAAAAATTCTTGGATTGGATTGTATTGAATTTTCTTTTGAAATTTACAAAAAAAAACTGAGATTTGGACATGCAAAGAAGAAGAGATAAACAAGAATGTTTAAAAGATAAAGAATAGCATGAGAGAGAGAGACTACACAAATATAAACATATAATCATTACACAACTTCTCTTCGTAATGTTAAAGAAATAAGTTATAGGGGCATCACAGTCTTTTTCCGCTGGCAGGAGTTGCGCCTAGTGTTTGGCCACCTGTTTTTCATGCAAATTACTGAATCTTTCTATATTTTCTGCGTAAATCGCTCTTTTATAAACAAGAGTAAAAATTCTTACAAATAGTATTATTATTATCAAAAGAATTGTAAATTATATCTACATATAAATACTACAAAATTTCTTAATATGAAAAATATAAACAAAAAATACCCTTTTATATGCCTTCGGTCGTTTGGGTGGTTTGTCTTATTATCACGATGAGAACATTGAAAATGTCTCCGAAAACTGTACCATGATAAAGGAGCCTCATGTCTGACCATGCTTTGTAACGGAATTGGAGATGATAGAGACTCCGCATATATGCTTCCCGGACTTCAAGATCACTTATGTTCCACGTGCTCAAAACCATATTTATGATTTTTTTACATAAGACTCCTAGATCCTTCCATAGGAAGTTATATTTTATTGGTTGTTATATTCCGTTCTGGTTACCCAGACCACCTCAAATTTGAATAATATAATAGCTGCTCGTTGTCAAAAAAAAAAAAAAAAAAAAACTGTGCATCATATCCCAAACTCCACCCGTTACGTGATGCCGATTCTGCGTCATGTATTGGAACGAATTCTCGGATTTGGATTCGGACCAATAATACCGTGATTACTAAAGCTTATTTAAAAAAAAACAAGTTAAGGTGGTCCAGTCGTAGTTAGAATCAAGCATATACAACTGCATGACGAATTGATTTTGTAAAATATTTAGCACTAAAGCGACCTTTACTCATGTACGTTTATACGTGACATCGTTTATAGAAAAAAACAACTAATCTAACTCTGATTGCATTATTGGCATTGAGCTACTTTTATAGGCCACATTAAAGTCACAAAAGATTATTTTCAAAGATGCAATCACTTGGCCACATAAATTAATATACATCAATTGAAATTTCCCCAAAATAGTTCGAGAACATATAGAGACGCATCTTTTTCACTAGACTATTTATTCTAACATCTTCAATGCATATAGAGACACAAACGTAACAAACAATGCAGGATTGAATATACGTTGTGACATTTGACACACGACAATACGAATCATGCTATTAGATAACACAGATGCATGTGTCCAGAAATGCATACACATGGGGTTTTTGCCAAAACTAACCCACAACTTGATTTTAATCCCAAACCTATACCCAAACTTGAATCAAATGCAAAACTAACCTAAAAGTCTAGTGAAATTACAGCTCAACCCCTTGTGACCAAACAAAAAACAGAAGCCATTTTTACGAATATAGCCCCAGTAAATCGTCTGAGATGTTGAAAGTTGTCTGGACGACTGAAGTGTAAGTCGTCTGGTACCAG is a genomic window containing:
- the LOC106302679 gene encoding uncharacterized protein At3g60930, chloroplastic-like; translated protein: MKTQSTPNSVKRLLRERRGFGVTFLIPSASQRPWSPPVGYQCIYESYFRDDTKLWFPIPRLVTAYARRRDAAIRQFLNGSWRIADALLVMAAEIDTSLSVRTFEELTSRSYFYVKCDDFAFEDPPDDDYRVLGNTLLADHPTSREYPEEFLANAHAIARLAQEHWGNISWERVRRSIDRISRRDWDSSYLPSVNKTKRRISLFTGEEQKKINAARKMRGLLDLRAMMAGELGLSCAEPLVPPSELVTDDVNLASSDHRESSLVVAAAPKKKKSKKRAQDEPPVDDDSKQTGEHGTTKRQVSPVAISSNPGTSVPSPSTGGIPVVRKTLRVEFPDRVSFEYDGPTPLVYAPHKCAELVSQIKCGPKPFPPVADMIFKDEYVDAARTKLLCDGVSNFVIEKYDSALKEALAESEKLKKTVVSKSRLLRRRKAEWQEEFERMAEKRIARVARRKAQKKRADAAEEELSVARSTIEALELRKANLMEEIGAKAAEYKKELDRLRDSRIYEVTKERVRVETEMIAKSNKHFGNLREWWTRCGSFDTAQLLQSQAFGTKSCLEALKAGGRDIPQETIDMFAAREKQFEEEALKLDPGEIPEADLVLSPLRLESQTAGVLQSPADRPGTSAAPSHSVGDDLSKTGATATDSRAVDGGEKSVRNQDGSNVLEIYDSSVSDSEDGQGREPDKAYAGEGANPSESQLEVRGEEAMARVESIDAGQPVRSDLPEPSLDRDTAPKEQARDPEE
- the LOC106304630 gene encoding ran-binding protein 1 homolog a-like, translating into MTHSSRDWPVSVWKVFSYSISFFPFPVMKDSKVLESLMFMTIDCKAFMEKFKEVAESEEEKEETKEASDTAGLLEKLTVEEKNTEEEKKEEKPVEKVASADARRESC